From Etheostoma spectabile isolate EspeVRDwgs_2016 chromosome 8, UIUC_Espe_1.0, whole genome shotgun sequence, a single genomic window includes:
- the ergic2 gene encoding endoplasmic reticulum-Golgi intermediate compartment protein 2: MRRLTKKKALTLVKELDAFPKVPESYVESTASGGTVSLIAFTLMAFLAFLEFFVYRDTWMKYEYEVDKDFSSKLRINVDITVAMRCQYIGADVLDLAENMVASDGLKYIPVNFELSPERRLWHMTLLHIQERLRVEHALQDVLFKTAMKGAPPAEPQSEDSPTTLNACRIQGHLYVNKVAGNFHITVGKSIPHPRGHAHLAALVSHDTYNFSHRIDHLSFGEVVPGIISPLDGTEKVSAESNHMFQYFITIVPTKLNTYKVSAETHQYSVTERERVINHAAGSHGVSGIFMKYDINSLMVKVTEQHMPLWQFLVRLCGIIGGIFSTTGMLHGVIGFLVDVICCRFQIGIYKHLKEVPLNEQPNSETMIPPENDAQ, from the exons ATGAGGAGACTGACCAAGAAGAAGGCTCTGACTCTGGTAAAGGAGTTGGACGCGTTTCCCAAAGTTCCCGAGAGCTATGTGGAGTCCACAGCCAGCGGTGGGACAG TGTCTCTGATAGCGTTCACTCTCATGGCCTTCCTCGCCTTCCTGGAGTTCTTTGTGTACAGAGACACATGGATGAAGTATGAGTATGAGGTGGACAAGGACTTTAGCAG TAAGCTGAGGATAAATGTTGACATTACAGTGGCCATGAGATGCCAAT ATATAGGTGCGGATGTCCTGGATCTGGCAGAGAACATGGTTGCTTCTGATGGCTTAAAATATATACCA GTCAACTTTGAGCTCTCCCCAGAGAGAAGATTATGGCACAT GACACTTCTGCACATCCAGGAACGTCTGAGAGTGGAGCACGCTCTCCAGGACGTACTTTTCAAGACTGCAATGAAAGGAGCTCCTCCTGCTGAGCCTCAAAG TGAGGACAGTCCCACTACCCTTAATGCCTGCAGGATACAGGGACACCTGTATGTCAACAAGGTGGCAGGAAATTTCCACATTACCGTTGGCAA GTCCATTCCTCATCCCAGAGGCCATGCTCATCTAGCTGCACTTGTCAGCCATGACA CTTATAATTTCTCTCACCGGATTGACCACCTGTCCTTTGGAGAAGTGGTTCCTGGGATTATTAGCCCTCTGGACGGCACAGAGAAGGTCTCTGCTGAAT CTAACCACATGTTTCAGTACTTTATCACCATTGTGCCCACCAAACTGAACACCTACAAGGTTTCTGCAGAAACACACCAGTACTCCGTCACTGAGCGG GAACGAGTGATAAACCATGCTGCTGGCAGTCATGGAGTCTCAGGGATCTTTATGAAATACGATATAAACTCACTAATGGTCAAAGTCACCGAGCAGCACATGCCTCTCTGGCAGTTTCTTGTTAGACTCTGTGGCATCATTGGAGGCATTTTCTCTACAACAG GCATGCTCCATGGTGTGATAGGATTCTTGGTTGATGTTATTTGCTGCCGTTTCCAAATTGGAATCTACAAACATCTTAAG gaGGTTCCTCTGAATGAGCAGCCAAACAGTGAGACTATGATTCCTCCAGAAAATGACGCTCAATAA